In Castanea sativa cultivar Marrone di Chiusa Pesio chromosome 6, ASM4071231v1, a single window of DNA contains:
- the LOC142637987 gene encoding uncharacterized protein LOC142637987 has protein sequence MGGGEAALAPILAPLNGAREEQWRNLYNSVNAMSFGFVATAILISMFLVMAIFERLMSTRSTQSRENTRTDLEAHNGKLDYPSPKMTVYAKGVSVLMPGEEIPTFIAHPAPAPCPPERMSLPLHQHNSLSFCPASRSLSS, from the exons ATGGGTGGTGGTGAAGCAGCACTAGCACCAATACTGGCTCCATTGAACGGAGCGAGAGAGGAGCAATGGAGAAACTTGTACAACTCAGTCAATGCTATGTCATTTGGGTTCGTGGCCACTGCTATTCTCATCTCAATGTTCCTTGTCATGGCTATCTTTGAAAGGCTTATGAGTACAAGATCAACACAGTCCCGTGAAAACACACGTACGGATCTCGAGGCACACAATGGAAAGCTTGATTATCCATCTCCTAAg ATGACAGTGTATGCCAAAGGCGTATCAGTTTTGATGCCTGGTGAGGAGATTCCTACCTTCATTGCACACCCCGCTCCTGCACCATGTCCTCCTGAGCGCATGTCACTGCCTCTTCATCAACATAACTCACTGTCCTTCTGTCCTGCCTCAAGGTCATTATCAAGCTAA